One Streptomyces lincolnensis genomic region harbors:
- a CDS encoding lysophospholipid acyltransferase family protein: MAELVYRPVVGFAQALFKAWDLKIDCKGSENIPRSGGAVLVSNHISYLDFVFNGLAALPQKRLVRFMAKESVFRHRISGPLMRGMKHIPVDRKQGETAYAHALESLRAGEIVGVFPEATISPSFTLKSFKSGAARMAQEAGVPLIPMAVWGTQRLWTKGHPRNFKRSHTPITMRVGEAIEASRDKYAGAITRQVRERVQELLEAAQRAYPVRPKDANDTWWMPAHLGGTAPTPEQVREAEAR; this comes from the coding sequence ATGGCAGAGCTTGTCTACCGCCCCGTCGTCGGATTCGCCCAGGCGTTGTTCAAGGCCTGGGACCTCAAGATCGACTGCAAGGGGTCGGAGAACATCCCGCGCTCGGGCGGTGCCGTCCTGGTGAGCAACCACATCAGCTACCTGGACTTCGTCTTCAACGGACTGGCGGCGCTCCCGCAGAAACGTCTCGTGCGGTTCATGGCGAAGGAGTCCGTCTTCCGCCACAGGATCTCCGGTCCGCTGATGCGCGGGATGAAGCACATCCCCGTGGACCGCAAGCAGGGCGAGACGGCGTACGCGCACGCGCTGGAGTCCCTGCGCGCCGGCGAGATCGTGGGGGTCTTCCCGGAGGCCACCATCTCCCCGTCGTTCACCCTGAAGTCCTTCAAGTCCGGCGCCGCGCGCATGGCCCAGGAGGCGGGCGTCCCGCTGATCCCGATGGCCGTGTGGGGCACCCAGCGACTGTGGACCAAGGGGCACCCGCGCAACTTCAAGCGCAGCCACACCCCGATCACGATGCGGGTGGGCGAGGCGATCGAGGCGTCCCGCGACAAGTACGCGGGCGCCATCACCCGCCAGGTGCGCGAGCGGGTACAGGAACTCCTGGAGGCCGCACAGCGCGCCTACCCGGTCCGCCCCAAGGACGCGAACGACACGTGGTGGATGCCGGCCCATCTGGGCGGTACGGCGCCGACGCCGGAGCAGGTGCGCGAGGCCGAGGCACGCTAG
- a CDS encoding B3/4 domain-containing protein has translation MTLSLTVSDEVRALAPGFTPVVVEAHGLVNGPSTEASSALLDDAARRLAVRLDGRAPHEDPHMAAWREAYTAFGSKPSRTRNSAEALAKRALTEAGLPRINLLVDLYNAISVAHLIPVGGEDIDHIQGGMRLVRATGEEDFVTVAGGEEVVEHPDAGEVVWRDDTGVTCRRWNWRQGPRTRLTEQTVSGIFLLETLTPMPVAEAEAAGAELAELLEKFSPGARIALAVR, from the coding sequence ATGACTCTCTCCTTGACCGTGTCCGACGAGGTACGTGCGCTCGCGCCCGGCTTCACCCCTGTCGTCGTCGAGGCCCACGGCCTGGTCAACGGTCCGAGCACCGAGGCGAGTTCGGCACTCCTCGACGACGCGGCCCGCCGCCTCGCCGTACGCCTGGACGGCCGCGCCCCGCACGAGGACCCGCACATGGCCGCCTGGCGCGAGGCCTACACGGCGTTCGGGTCCAAGCCCTCGCGCACCCGCAACTCGGCCGAGGCCCTGGCCAAGCGGGCGCTGACGGAGGCCGGGCTGCCCCGGATCAATCTCCTCGTCGACCTCTACAACGCCATCAGCGTCGCCCATCTGATCCCCGTCGGCGGCGAGGACATCGACCACATCCAGGGCGGCATGCGCCTGGTCCGGGCCACCGGTGAGGAGGACTTCGTGACGGTCGCCGGCGGCGAGGAGGTCGTCGAGCACCCCGACGCCGGCGAGGTCGTCTGGCGCGACGACACCGGCGTCACCTGCCGCCGCTGGAACTGGCGCCAGGGCCCCCGCACCCGGCTCACCGAGCAGACCGTCTCCGGCATCTTCCTCCTGGAGACCCTGACCCCGATGCCGGTCGCCGAGGCCGAGGCGGCAGGAGCCGAACTCGCCGAGCTGCTGGAGAAGTTCAGCCCGGGGGCGCGGATCGCGCTGGCGGTGCGCTAA
- a CDS encoding transglutaminase-like domain-containing protein, which produces MQMIQETADLSAYLAADEVIDHHHPLVRETAARLADGVADSYEYARAAFEFVRDTIPHSQDSGDMRVTWRASDVLERGTGICYAKAHALTALLRAEDIPTALCYQKFDVVHGLVAVRFNGAWHRQDPRGNKPGVDARFSLEGERLAFTPDSASNEMDYPVLYAAPHPVVLDVLKAAPDRPRLWNTLPTAL; this is translated from the coding sequence ATGCAGATGATCCAGGAAACCGCCGACCTATCCGCCTACTTGGCCGCTGACGAGGTGATCGACCATCATCATCCGCTCGTCCGCGAGACCGCCGCCAGGCTCGCCGACGGAGTGGCGGACTCGTATGAGTATGCGCGGGCGGCCTTCGAGTTCGTGCGCGACACGATTCCCCACTCGCAGGACTCCGGCGACATGCGCGTCACCTGGCGCGCCTCCGACGTCCTGGAACGGGGCACCGGCATCTGCTACGCCAAGGCCCACGCGCTGACCGCTCTGCTGCGGGCCGAGGACATCCCGACCGCCCTCTGTTACCAGAAGTTCGACGTCGTGCACGGCCTGGTCGCCGTGCGGTTCAACGGTGCCTGGCACCGGCAGGACCCCCGCGGCAACAAACCGGGAGTGGACGCCCGGTTCTCCCTGGAGGGGGAGCGGCTGGCCTTCACGCCCGACTCGGCGTCCAATGAGATGGACTACCCGGTCTTGTATGCTGCACCTCACCCGGTCGTCCTGGACGTGCTCAAGGCCGCCCCCGACCGGCCCCGCCTGTGGAACACGCTCCCCACCGCACTCTGA
- a CDS encoding threonine aldolase family protein gives MNPPKTDARRRHDPQLRGFASDNYAGAHPEVLAALAVANGGHQVAYGEDDYTDNLQRIVRSHFGATAEAFPVFNGTGANVVALQAVTDRWGAVICAESAHIHVDECGAPERVGGLKLLTVPTPDGKLTPELIDRQAYGWEDEHRAMPQVVSITQSTELGTLYTPDEIRAICDHAHAHGMKVHLDGSRIANAAAALNVPMRAFTNAVGVDILSLGGTKNGALFGEAVVVIDQDAASHLKHLRKLSMQLASKMRFVSVQLEALLAKDLWLRNARHANEMAQRLAEGVRAVHGVEILHPVQSNAVFARLPHDVSERLQQRFRFYFWDESAGVVRWMCAFDTTEDDVDAFVGALKEEMAR, from the coding sequence GTGAACCCACCGAAGACCGACGCCCGCCGCCGTCACGACCCCCAGCTGCGCGGCTTCGCCAGCGACAACTACGCGGGGGCCCACCCGGAGGTCCTCGCCGCCCTGGCCGTGGCCAACGGCGGGCACCAGGTGGCCTACGGCGAGGACGACTACACCGACAACCTCCAGCGGATCGTGCGCAGCCACTTCGGCGCCACCGCGGAGGCGTTCCCGGTCTTCAACGGCACCGGCGCCAACGTCGTCGCGCTCCAGGCGGTCACCGACCGCTGGGGCGCGGTGATCTGCGCCGAGAGCGCGCACATCCACGTCGACGAGTGCGGGGCGCCGGAGCGGGTCGGCGGACTGAAGCTGCTCACCGTGCCCACGCCCGACGGCAAGCTCACCCCCGAGCTGATCGACAGACAGGCGTACGGCTGGGAGGACGAGCACCGCGCGATGCCGCAGGTCGTCTCGATCACCCAGAGCACCGAGCTGGGCACCCTCTACACCCCGGACGAGATCCGCGCGATCTGCGACCACGCCCACGCCCACGGCATGAAGGTCCACCTGGACGGCTCCCGCATAGCCAACGCGGCCGCCGCCCTGAACGTCCCGATGCGGGCCTTCACCAACGCCGTCGGCGTCGACATCCTCTCGCTGGGCGGCACGAAGAACGGCGCGCTGTTCGGCGAGGCCGTCGTCGTCATCGACCAGGACGCCGCCAGCCACCTGAAGCACCTGCGCAAGCTGTCCATGCAGCTCGCCTCCAAGATGCGTTTCGTCTCGGTGCAGCTGGAGGCCCTGCTCGCCAAGGACCTGTGGCTGCGCAACGCCCGCCACGCCAACGAGATGGCCCAGCGGCTGGCGGAGGGCGTCCGCGCGGTCCACGGCGTGGAGATCCTCCACCCCGTGCAGTCCAACGCGGTCTTCGCCCGGCTCCCGCACGACGTCAGCGAGCGGCTCCAGCAGCGGTTCCGGTTCTACTTCTGGGACGAGTCCGCCGGCGTCGTGCGCTGGATGTGCGCCTTCGACACCACCGAGGACGACGTGGACGCGTTCGTGGGGGCGCTGAAGGAGGAGATGGCCCGCTAG
- a CDS encoding SDR family oxidoreductase, producing the protein MVGNGALSGAVIAVAGAGGPAGRAALLRLAEAGATVVGADNDPERLAEAVDAARYKAGGAVVTGETVDLLDLDSTRDWAARTEKEFGRVDGVVHLVGGWRGSETFIKSSLDDWDFLELLLIRTVQHTSLAFYEALQRSDRGRYVLISAAGATKPTAGNASYAAAKAAAEAWTLALADAFRKAGGAEGPTSAAVILVVKALVHEAMRAERPNAKFAGFTDVGDLAEEIAGVWEKSATELNGNRLWLTEKP; encoded by the coding sequence ATGGTGGGGAACGGAGCGCTCAGCGGTGCGGTGATCGCGGTGGCCGGCGCGGGCGGACCCGCGGGCCGGGCGGCACTGCTGCGACTGGCCGAGGCGGGGGCGACCGTCGTCGGCGCGGACAACGACCCCGAGCGGCTGGCGGAAGCGGTGGACGCCGCCCGCTACAAGGCTGGCGGCGCCGTGGTCACGGGGGAGACCGTCGACCTGCTCGACCTGGACTCCACCCGGGACTGGGCCGCCCGCACCGAGAAGGAGTTCGGGCGCGTCGACGGTGTGGTCCACCTCGTCGGCGGCTGGCGCGGCAGCGAGACCTTCATCAAGTCCAGCCTCGACGACTGGGACTTCCTGGAACTGCTGCTGATCCGCACCGTGCAGCACACCTCGCTGGCCTTCTACGAGGCCCTTCAGCGCAGCGACCGCGGACGGTACGTGCTGATCAGCGCCGCCGGTGCGACGAAGCCCACCGCGGGCAACGCCTCGTACGCCGCCGCCAAGGCCGCCGCCGAGGCCTGGACGCTCGCCCTGGCCGACGCCTTCCGCAAGGCCGGGGGCGCCGAGGGGCCGACGTCCGCCGCTGTCATCCTGGTCGTGAAGGCGCTGGTGCACGAGGCCATGCGCGCCGAGCGCCCCAACGCGAAGTTCGCGGGCTTCACCGACGTCGGGGACCTGGCCGAGGAGATCGCCGGGGTCTGGGAGAAGTCCGCCACCGAACTGAACGGAAACCGTCTGTGGCTGACCGAGAAGCCGTGA
- a CDS encoding DUF6421 family protein: MTEILVQSASGEQISPVTRVVEHPAWAVLKDAVEQIRPWQSKDGSIDFDAERAPDPADAELAVRSVVHAVEELSPLLPHDHAYHEALVKDLHRWVDGGFRVPDFLDSLLAFQPAAHRADGLTHLVVFPMYTQNGNPDRNLEAVVLRMVWPDWLAELERTRYDNPLFCGIKFEDFTSGYDTNSAVLFPETIAVREAPERFSWGGIFCDREAARFRRVTAAAVDILGLELPEDVAAMVHDQKRCEEAFVLWDMVHDRTHSHGDLPFDPFMIKQRQPFWMYGLEELRCDLTAFKEAVKLQADGVPQARDVQYAVLFDRMFRFPVTGERVRNYDGLGGQLLFAYLHKHDVVRWTDNKLFIDWQRAPQVTNQLCADIEQLYRDGIDRPKLVHWFAGYELVSTYLAPHPGSKWAKGPDALDLSLPPRKLVDDVLPDEFPLSMFYEALSKKLKNVIASTRGITAESAERIAA; this comes from the coding sequence ATGACGGAAATTCTTGTGCAGTCGGCTTCGGGGGAACAGATTTCTCCCGTGACCAGGGTGGTGGAGCACCCGGCATGGGCCGTGCTCAAGGATGCCGTGGAGCAGATCCGGCCATGGCAGTCCAAGGACGGCTCCATCGACTTCGACGCGGAGCGCGCCCCGGACCCGGCCGACGCCGAGCTCGCCGTCCGGAGCGTCGTCCACGCCGTCGAGGAGCTGTCACCGCTGCTCCCGCACGACCACGCCTACCACGAGGCCCTGGTCAAGGACCTGCACCGCTGGGTGGACGGCGGCTTCCGGGTGCCGGACTTCCTCGACTCGCTGCTCGCCTTCCAGCCCGCCGCGCACCGCGCGGACGGCCTGACGCACCTGGTCGTCTTCCCGATGTACACGCAGAACGGCAACCCCGACCGCAACCTCGAAGCGGTCGTGCTGCGCATGGTCTGGCCCGACTGGCTGGCCGAGCTGGAGCGCACCCGCTACGACAACCCGCTGTTCTGCGGCATCAAGTTCGAGGACTTCACCTCCGGCTACGACACCAACTCCGCGGTTCTCTTCCCGGAGACCATCGCCGTGCGCGAGGCCCCCGAGCGGTTCAGCTGGGGCGGCATCTTCTGCGACCGCGAGGCCGCCCGCTTCCGCCGTGTGACCGCCGCCGCCGTCGACATCCTCGGCCTGGAGCTGCCCGAGGACGTCGCCGCGATGGTCCACGACCAGAAGCGCTGCGAGGAGGCCTTCGTGCTGTGGGACATGGTCCACGACCGCACCCACAGCCACGGTGACCTGCCCTTCGATCCGTTCATGATCAAGCAGCGCCAGCCGTTCTGGATGTACGGCCTCGAAGAGCTGCGCTGCGACCTCACCGCCTTCAAGGAGGCCGTGAAGCTCCAGGCCGACGGCGTCCCGCAGGCCCGCGACGTGCAGTACGCGGTGCTCTTCGACCGCATGTTCCGCTTCCCGGTCACCGGCGAGCGCGTGCGCAACTACGACGGACTGGGCGGCCAGCTCCTCTTCGCCTACCTCCACAAGCACGACGTCGTCCGCTGGACCGACAACAAGCTCTTCATCGACTGGCAGCGCGCCCCGCAGGTCACCAACCAGCTGTGCGCCGACATCGAGCAGCTCTACCGCGACGGCATCGACCGGCCCAAGCTCGTCCACTGGTTCGCCGGGTACGAGCTGGTCTCCACCTACCTCGCCCCGCACCCGGGCTCCAAGTGGGCCAAGGGCCCCGACGCCCTCGACCTGAGCCTGCCGCCGCGAAAGCTCGTCGATGACGTGCTTCCCGACGAGTTTCCGCTGAGCATGTTCTATGAGGCACTCTCCAAGAAACTGAAGAACGTGATCGCCTCGACCCGGGGCATCACGGCGGAGAGCGCCGAGCGGATCGCCGCGTGA
- a CDS encoding glycerophosphodiester phosphodiesterase, translated as MNFLTIGHRGVMGVEPENTLRSFVAAEQAGLDVIELDLHLSKDGALVVMHDADVDRTTDGAGAIAEQTLDELRALDAGRGERVPVFEEVLDTVATPLQAEIKDVAAARALAEVMHARHLVGRVEVSSFHDEAIAEISRLVPGVRTALIASRYGTDIVDRAVEVAAGTVCLNIRRVTLEIVERARKADLKIIGWVVNTQDHLRLVRALGLDGATTDYPEIKRTGRFTA; from the coding sequence TTGAACTTCCTCACCATCGGTCACCGCGGAGTCATGGGTGTCGAGCCCGAGAACACCCTCCGCTCCTTCGTCGCCGCCGAGCAGGCGGGCCTCGACGTCATCGAACTCGATCTGCACCTGAGCAAGGACGGCGCCCTCGTCGTCATGCACGACGCCGACGTGGACCGCACGACCGACGGTGCCGGTGCGATCGCCGAGCAGACGCTCGACGAGCTGCGCGCCCTGGACGCCGGCCGGGGCGAGCGGGTGCCGGTGTTCGAGGAGGTCCTGGACACGGTGGCCACGCCGCTCCAGGCCGAGATCAAGGATGTGGCCGCGGCCCGTGCGCTGGCCGAGGTCATGCACGCCCGACACCTTGTGGGACGGGTGGAGGTGTCCTCGTTCCACGACGAGGCGATCGCCGAGATCTCCCGGCTGGTGCCCGGTGTGCGCACCGCGCTGATCGCCAGCCGCTACGGCACCGACATCGTGGACCGGGCCGTCGAGGTGGCGGCCGGGACCGTCTGTCTCAACATCCGCCGGGTCACCCTGGAGATCGTGGAGCGGGCCCGCAAGGCCGACCTGAAGATCATCGGCTGGGTGGTCAACACCCAGGACCACCTGCGCCTGGTACGGGCCCTCGGCCTGGACGGCGCGACCACCGACTACCCGGAGATCAAACGCACCGGCCGTTTCACCGCATAA
- a CDS encoding GNAT family N-acetyltransferase, which produces MEAAAHRLTFRDASDADVDELVALIQSAYRGDSSRAGWTTEADILEGQRTDPEGVLAVIKAPDSRLLAVERDGRVVACCQLELRGDHAYFGMFAVSPAQQGGGLGKVILAEAERQVREDWGVSEMRMTVISVREDLIAWYERRGYRRTGETTPFPYGDERFGIPQRADLRFELLVKPLV; this is translated from the coding sequence ATGGAAGCCGCCGCCCACCGACTGACCTTCCGCGATGCCTCCGACGCCGACGTGGACGAGTTGGTCGCGCTGATCCAGTCGGCGTATCGCGGGGACTCCAGTCGGGCGGGATGGACCACCGAGGCGGACATCCTGGAAGGGCAGCGGACGGATCCCGAGGGCGTGCTGGCCGTCATCAAGGCGCCCGACAGCAGGCTGCTGGCGGTGGAACGGGACGGGCGGGTCGTCGCCTGCTGTCAGCTCGAACTCCGCGGTGACCACGCCTACTTCGGGATGTTCGCGGTCAGCCCCGCACAGCAGGGCGGCGGGCTCGGCAAGGTGATCCTCGCGGAGGCCGAGCGGCAGGTCCGCGAGGACTGGGGGGTCTCGGAGATGCGCATGACCGTGATCTCGGTCCGCGAGGACCTGATCGCCTGGTACGAGCGCCGCGGCTACCGCCGTACGGGAGAGACGACTCCCTTCCCGTACGGCGACGAGCGCTTCGGCATCCCGCAGCGCGCCGACCTCCGGTTCGAGCTGCTGGTCAAGCCGCTGGTGTGA
- a CDS encoding VOC family protein, translated as MVHVLSGRTLLRPTDPERSRRFYGEQLGLAVYREFGTGPERGVVYFLGGGFLEVAGRSEVPASSAVRLWLQVEDVAAAEEELRGKGVEIVRPPVREPWGLVEMWIADPDGTPIVLVEIPADHPLRYRPGI; from the coding sequence ATGGTGCATGTACTGAGCGGTCGTACGTTGCTGCGGCCCACGGATCCCGAACGGTCCCGGCGTTTCTACGGTGAGCAGTTGGGGCTCGCCGTCTACCGGGAGTTCGGTACCGGGCCCGAGCGGGGCGTCGTCTACTTTCTCGGTGGCGGGTTCCTGGAGGTGGCGGGGCGGTCGGAGGTGCCGGCGTCGTCGGCCGTGCGGTTGTGGTTGCAGGTCGAGGACGTGGCCGCGGCCGAGGAGGAGCTGCGGGGCAAGGGGGTCGAGATCGTGCGGCCACCGGTGCGGGAGCCGTGGGGTCTGGTGGAGATGTGGATCGCCGACCCGGACGGGACGCCGATCGTGCTGGTGGAGATCCCGGCGGACCATCCGCTGCGCTACCGTCCCGGCATCTGA
- a CDS encoding GNAT family N-acetyltransferase, with protein MPAPTVRPFHRADRDQLTDLVNAHVAAVVPGVSVSVNTVLSELERQPGEFITDPWVSERVTLVAEQRRFVVAAAHLLRYRADDEVGEGYRDSGEIDWFVCHPPASFWPDAEEAADLLMSACLAQLARWNVRVRYADVALPAPAVYGLPRNWPHIRAAYERAGFRHVGDTEVILIARVADLPEPEAGAGLTVERILGECGTRFTAYADGRALGFIEVDTSLARPERHTRAAGLADIGNLHIDPGHHGEGLEHRLLGQAADWLRLCGVDRLLAYEAATDRQALDVLAKAGFRELTRTDRGWEHRPGLPQMPGR; from the coding sequence ATGCCCGCGCCCACGGTGCGCCCCTTCCACCGAGCCGACCGCGACCAGCTCACCGACCTGGTCAACGCGCATGTCGCCGCCGTCGTCCCCGGTGTCTCCGTGTCCGTGAACACCGTGCTGAGCGAGCTGGAGCGGCAGCCCGGCGAGTTCATCACCGACCCCTGGGTGAGCGAGCGGGTCACGCTCGTCGCCGAGCAGCGCCGGTTCGTCGTCGCCGCGGCCCATCTGCTGCGCTACCGCGCCGACGACGAGGTCGGTGAGGGTTATCGGGACTCGGGCGAGATCGACTGGTTCGTCTGCCATCCGCCGGCCTCCTTCTGGCCGGACGCGGAGGAGGCCGCCGATCTGCTGATGTCGGCGTGCCTGGCCCAACTGGCCCGCTGGAACGTCCGTGTGCGGTACGCCGACGTCGCTCTGCCCGCCCCCGCGGTCTACGGCCTGCCCCGCAACTGGCCGCACATCCGCGCCGCCTACGAACGCGCCGGCTTCCGGCACGTCGGCGACACGGAGGTGATCCTGATCGCCCGCGTCGCCGACCTGCCCGAGCCCGAGGCAGGGGCGGGCCTCACCGTCGAGCGGATCCTGGGGGAGTGCGGCACCCGCTTCACCGCGTACGCCGACGGACGCGCCCTCGGCTTCATCGAGGTCGACACCTCCCTGGCCCGCCCGGAACGCCACACCCGGGCCGCGGGCCTCGCCGACATCGGCAATCTGCACATCGACCCGGGCCACCACGGCGAGGGCCTGGAGCACCGGCTCCTGGGACAGGCGGCCGACTGGCTGCGGCTGTGCGGGGTCGACCGCCTGCTCGCCTACGAAGCGGCCACCGACCGACAGGCGCTGGACGTGCTGGCGAAGGCCGGTTTCCGGGAACTGACGCGGACCGACCGGGGCTGGGAGCACCGCCCCGGCCTGCCTCAGATGCCGGGACGGTAG
- a CDS encoding cellulosome protein has translation MTADASVPEQLTVDLGTGTGPFHGGASGTLYGLYGDGVPGLALVEGMYVRTVTTKAQDGVQHPGGDALEILPAFVAAGGEDVYVYLPDFYRGFPYEWPGSGGEEKLAGFLDVVRRQVEHVLTLGAHKSHVVYVPFNEPEGNMFGEGEWSYDGTSWRTDPNAYFAAWKATYDLIKGLDPTARIAGPNTCVLYPEVRGFLEFARDHDVLPDVITWHELSSPAEVRTKVAEYRALEGELGIGPLPVNLNEYAHNYHLSVPGQMVQWIAAIEESKVDADLAYWNIAGNLNDSVVEGTKGNGQWWLFNAYGRMTGHTVRVTAPHPDTQYTLQGLATLDRGKRQARALFGGTDGAVDVVFEAVEADLFGESVHIRLQEIPWTGQVGACAQPLTVWDGELPVEEGRVTLPVSDLDAMSAYQAILSPGGNGAAPVAPSVVWRRTYEAEDAAYTGGGHTRNGPEGSPSAVDRFATSGGHHVGGLRTGSDGVLTFDVEVPKDGTYDVRVFANSHNLADLVREQGPTNVFLRVDGADPRELLLPLGYKWAVWGHTDTRVELTAGRHRITLAAQDPELGVTRGDAVIDKLDLVLRGEDPTALYEAEYAALAGGAVVSHAHRGASGPGAAVLPRGGTVTFWVHADDDGEASVTVDVLGPGEGLLTVDGEPAGRVERGAVPLFLTGGVNKITVTGTSERLVVDRLRVGPSRALLPSTSYAAETGALTGTAKVTGRTYATGGKAVGGIGRGPGNALALTVTADRAGRHGLTIRYSNGEQAPATHYNPDPVCRHADISVNGAAPDRVLFPTTFHFNNFWTLSVPVTLAQGANTIRFTADELPDFDGRFRNQHGQRSAHAPVIDRVTVTPLFQEPRA, from the coding sequence GTGACCGCCGACGCCTCCGTACCCGAGCAGCTCACCGTCGACCTCGGCACCGGGACAGGACCCTTCCACGGCGGTGCGAGCGGCACGCTCTACGGCCTGTACGGCGACGGCGTCCCCGGCCTCGCCCTCGTGGAGGGCATGTACGTCCGCACGGTCACGACCAAGGCCCAGGACGGCGTCCAGCACCCCGGCGGCGACGCCCTGGAGATCCTGCCGGCCTTCGTCGCCGCCGGCGGTGAGGACGTCTATGTCTATCTGCCCGACTTCTACCGCGGCTTCCCCTACGAGTGGCCCGGCTCCGGCGGGGAGGAGAAGCTCGCCGGGTTCCTCGATGTCGTCCGACGGCAGGTCGAGCACGTCCTGACCCTGGGCGCGCACAAGTCCCACGTGGTGTACGTCCCGTTCAACGAACCCGAGGGCAACATGTTCGGCGAGGGGGAGTGGAGCTACGACGGGACCTCCTGGCGGACCGACCCGAACGCCTACTTCGCCGCCTGGAAAGCGACGTACGACCTCATCAAGGGCCTCGATCCCACGGCGCGGATCGCCGGGCCCAACACCTGCGTCCTCTACCCGGAGGTCAGGGGCTTCCTGGAGTTCGCCCGGGACCACGACGTCCTGCCCGACGTGATCACCTGGCACGAGCTGTCCTCGCCCGCCGAGGTCCGCACCAAGGTGGCCGAGTACCGCGCGCTGGAGGGGGAGTTGGGCATCGGTCCGCTCCCCGTCAACCTCAACGAGTACGCGCACAACTACCACCTGTCCGTCCCCGGCCAGATGGTGCAGTGGATCGCCGCGATCGAGGAGTCGAAGGTCGACGCCGACCTGGCGTACTGGAACATCGCCGGCAACCTCAACGACTCGGTGGTGGAGGGCACCAAGGGCAACGGCCAGTGGTGGCTGTTCAACGCCTACGGGCGCATGACCGGCCACACGGTGCGGGTCACCGCCCCGCACCCCGACACGCAGTACACCCTTCAGGGGCTGGCCACGCTGGACCGGGGCAAGCGGCAGGCCCGGGCGCTGTTCGGGGGTACGGACGGCGCCGTGGACGTCGTCTTCGAGGCGGTGGAGGCGGACCTCTTCGGCGAGAGCGTGCACATACGGCTTCAGGAGATCCCCTGGACCGGCCAAGTGGGCGCCTGTGCCCAGCCGTTGACCGTGTGGGACGGTGAACTTCCGGTCGAGGAAGGCCGGGTGACCTTACCGGTGAGCGACCTCGACGCGATGTCCGCCTACCAGGCGATCCTGTCGCCCGGCGGCAACGGGGCCGCGCCCGTGGCGCCGTCGGTCGTCTGGCGGCGGACCTACGAGGCCGAGGACGCCGCGTACACCGGCGGCGGCCACACGAGGAACGGACCCGAGGGATCGCCGTCCGCCGTCGACCGGTTCGCCACCTCCGGCGGCCACCACGTGGGCGGACTGCGCACCGGCTCCGACGGCGTGCTCACCTTCGACGTCGAGGTCCCGAAGGACGGGACGTACGACGTCCGGGTCTTCGCCAACTCCCACAACCTGGCCGACCTCGTCCGCGAGCAGGGCCCCACCAACGTCTTCCTGCGGGTCGACGGCGCGGACCCGCGCGAGCTGCTGCTGCCGCTCGGCTACAAGTGGGCGGTGTGGGGCCACACCGACACGCGGGTGGAACTCACCGCGGGCCGGCACCGGATCACGCTCGCCGCGCAGGACCCCGAGCTCGGCGTCACGCGGGGCGACGCGGTGATCGACAAGCTGGACCTCGTCCTGCGCGGCGAGGACCCGACCGCGCTGTACGAGGCCGAGTACGCGGCCCTGGCCGGCGGGGCGGTCGTCAGTCACGCGCACCGCGGTGCCTCGGGCCCCGGCGCCGCCGTCCTCCCGCGCGGCGGGACCGTCACCTTCTGGGTGCACGCCGACGACGACGGCGAGGCGAGCGTGACCGTCGACGTCCTCGGCCCCGGCGAGGGCCTGCTCACGGTCGACGGCGAGCCGGCCGGGCGCGTCGAGCGGGGTGCCGTCCCGCTTTTCCTCACCGGAGGCGTCAACAAGATCACCGTCACCGGGACCTCGGAGCGCCTGGTCGTGGACCGGCTGCGCGTCGGCCCGTCGCGCGCTCTGCTGCCGAGTACGTCGTACGCCGCCGAGACGGGCGCCCTCACCGGCACCGCCAAGGTCACCGGCCGCACCTACGCCACCGGCGGCAAGGCGGTCGGCGGCATCGGCCGCGGGCCGGGCAACGCGCTCGCCCTGACGGTGACGGCGGACCGGGCCGGACGCCACGGGCTCACCATCCGCTACTCCAACGGCGAGCAGGCACCCGCCACCCACTACAACCCCGACCCGGTCTGCCGCCACGCGGACATCTCCGTCAACGGCGCCGCCCCGGACCGCGTCCTGTTCCCCACCACCTTCCACTTCAACAACTTCTGGACCCTCTCGGTCCCCGTCACCCTCGCCCAGGGCGCCAACACGATCAGGTTCACCGCCGACGAACTCCCCGACTTCGACGGCCGGTTCCGCAACCAGCACGGCCAGCGCTCCGCCCACGCCCCCGTCATCGACCGGGTGACGGTGACGCCCCTGTTCCAGGAGCCCCGCGCCTAG